In one window of Methanobrevibacter millerae DNA:
- a CDS encoding DEAD/DEAH box helicase, whose amino-acid sequence MLDSPIDTFKNDIRFRDHIAHIETIPAKKANYKRIPDLNDRIVEYLDSKEIKLYNHQADTYEAVKKGDNVILTTTTASGKTLAFNLPIMESLIEDEKATALYIYPAKALSNDQLNVLKEMESDLDININPRTYDGDTPKSERYGIRQKSRVILTNPYQLHLILSWHHQWERFYRNLKYIVIDEAHYYRGVFGSNVAFLIRRLKRIANFYGSNPIFILSSATLANPLELANKLTGENFTLVDNDTSPSGEKDFILFNPFKNYRNSAESSAPSIHVVTADIFRYLMLKNIQTLCFTVSRKITELIAMWSKKDAKLTEGKLDNSRIAAYRAGYRPEERREIEDGLKSGKYLGVTCTNALELGIDIGSLDAVIISGFPGTMMSTWQQSGRAGRSNQKSLAILIAFENQLDQYYMNNPKAFFDKPQEKAIIDLSNPILQEAHILCAANELPLKKGEALTYFNISDDFLDELVSNDDLYLSRTGNYTYKYDDNPAFDHSLDQISSEEFKIMNNGRLLETMERSQVYREAHEGAILINKGETYTVDNVNLKSGYVNVSKKNVDYHTMVLNDTEVNIVAHESKKKYGDLTIHFGEVNVKKDYYKYKKMQHSKVLGMYSLDLPPLKFKTKGLWFTIPKSLKKDLKDMYPDDDEVFEGGLHGAEHALIGLFPLQVICDRFDIGGLSTAYHKDTEEATIFIYDGYEGGIGICEKAVDVFVELLKSTLELIKGCKCRNGCPSCIYSPKCGNDNKPLHKKATEYILQYMLDEALNGKTETVEEIIEEEPPEDLDLYSEALELYTDREYSQAKDILHEILSSQPNHINANLLMAHVLSEQGIEDVAIFYARKTLKVSPSNQNAADLLQKLQFAPAKKEFVHESVYYEEENVAVNEDVSFDDVDTLYEEAYDLFNQGDLDTACELLEKLLEIDDTHVEANALMGFVYRMGGMFDKAMQYARKASKLDKNNEMVRELIKELY is encoded by the coding sequence ATGTTAGATTCTCCAATTGATACATTTAAAAACGATATTAGGTTCAGGGATCACATCGCCCATATCGAAACGATTCCCGCCAAAAAGGCCAATTATAAAAGGATACCGGATTTAAATGACAGGATTGTTGAATATCTTGATTCAAAGGAAATCAAACTCTATAATCATCAGGCCGATACTTATGAAGCGGTCAAAAAAGGCGATAACGTTATCCTGACAACGACAACCGCTTCGGGAAAGACCCTGGCATTCAACCTTCCGATTATGGAATCGCTTATTGAGGATGAAAAGGCTACCGCCCTTTACATTTACCCGGCAAAGGCACTATCCAATGACCAATTAAACGTTTTAAAGGAGATGGAAAGCGACCTGGATATAAATATCAATCCGAGAACCTATGACGGTGACACTCCAAAATCCGAAAGGTATGGAATCAGGCAAAAATCCCGGGTTATCTTAACGAATCCCTATCAGCTGCATCTCATATTGTCCTGGCACCATCAGTGGGAGCGCTTTTATCGCAATTTAAAGTATATCGTAATTGATGAGGCCCATTATTACCGCGGTGTTTTTGGCTCAAACGTTGCATTTTTAATCAGAAGGCTTAAAAGGATAGCCAATTTCTACGGATCAAATCCGATATTCATTCTTTCATCCGCAACGCTTGCAAATCCTTTGGAACTTGCCAATAAATTAACTGGGGAGAATTTCACGCTGGTGGATAATGACACCTCACCGAGCGGAGAAAAGGACTTTATTTTATTCAATCCATTTAAAAACTATAGGAATTCTGCTGAATCGTCCGCTCCATCAATCCATGTGGTTACTGCAGACATTTTCCGTTATCTGATGCTTAAAAACATTCAGACATTATGCTTTACAGTTTCACGTAAAATCACGGAGCTCATTGCGATGTGGTCTAAAAAGGATGCCAAGCTGACCGAGGGAAAGCTTGACAATTCACGAATCGCCGCATACAGGGCAGGATACAGGCCTGAAGAAAGGCGTGAAATTGAAGACGGTCTGAAATCAGGCAAATATCTGGGAGTTACCTGTACGAACGCTCTGGAACTTGGAATAGATATAGGATCTCTTGATGCCGTAATAATATCCGGCTTTCCGGGAACGATGATGTCCACCTGGCAGCAGAGCGGAAGGGCTGGAAGAAGCAATCAGAAGTCTTTAGCCATTTTGATTGCATTTGAAAATCAATTGGATCAGTATTACATGAACAATCCGAAGGCATTCTTTGACAAGCCCCAGGAAAAGGCCATAATCGATTTGTCAAATCCGATTCTGCAGGAAGCCCACATTTTATGTGCCGCAAACGAGTTGCCTCTTAAAAAAGGGGAGGCATTAACGTATTTCAATATAAGTGATGATTTTCTGGATGAGCTTGTTTCAAATGATGACTTGTATCTGTCCCGTACCGGCAATTATACCTATAAGTATGACGATAATCCTGCATTTGACCATTCATTGGACCAAATATCCTCGGAGGAATTCAAGATAATGAATAACGGCAGGCTTCTTGAGACCATGGAACGCTCACAAGTATACCGCGAGGCTCATGAAGGTGCAATATTAATCAATAAGGGAGAAACCTACACCGTAGACAACGTTAATCTGAAGTCAGGCTATGTTAATGTATCCAAAAAGAACGTTGATTATCACACGATGGTATTAAACGATACAGAAGTCAATATCGTTGCCCACGAGTCCAAAAAGAAATACGGCGATTTGACGATTCACTTTGGGGAAGTAAACGTTAAAAAAGATTATTACAAGTACAAGAAAATGCAGCATTCCAAGGTTTTGGGCATGTATTCTCTGGACTTGCCTCCATTGAAGTTTAAAACGAAAGGATTATGGTTTACGATACCTAAAAGTCTCAAAAAGGACTTGAAGGACATGTATCCCGATGACGATGAAGTCTTTGAAGGAGGTCTTCACGGAGCAGAACATGCATTAATAGGTCTTTTCCCGCTTCAGGTTATCTGTGACCGCTTTGATATAGGAGGTCTGTCAACGGCATATCACAAGGACACTGAGGAAGCCACAATATTCATTTATGACGGCTATGAGGGTGGTATTGGAATCTGTGAAAAGGCTGTTGACGTATTCGTGGAGCTTTTGAAATCCACACTGGAGCTTATTAAGGGCTGCAAATGCAGAAACGGCTGTCCGTCATGTATCTACTCACCGAAATGCGGAAACGATAACAAGCCACTTCACAAGAAGGCAACAGAATACATTCTCCAGTACATGCTTGATGAAGCACTAAACGGCAAGACGGAAACTGTTGAAGAGATAATTGAAGAGGAGCCTCCCGAAGATTTGGATTTATACTCTGAAGCGCTGGAGCTCTACACTGATAGGGAGTACAGCCAGGCAAAGGACATTCTCCATGAGATTTTAAGTTCTCAGCCCAATCACATTAATGCCAATCTGCTGATGGCGCACGTATTGTCTGAACAGGGAATAGAGGATGTTGCAATATTTTATGCCCGAAAAACCCTTAAAGTCAGCCCATCCAATCAGAACGCCGCTGATTTGCTTCAGAAGCTACAGTTTGCACCGGCCAAAAAGGAATTTGTTCATGAAAGCGTTTACTATGAAGAAGAAAATGTTGCCGTTAATGAGGATGTATCCTTTGATGATGTAGATACGCTCTATGAAGAGGCTTATGACTTGTTCAATCAGGGTGATTTGGATACGGCCTGTGAACTGCTTGAAAAGCTATTGGAAATCGATGACACTCACGTGGAAGCCAACGCATTAATGGGTTTTGTTTACCGCATGGGCGGAATGTTTGATAAGGCCATGCAATATGCGCGCAAGGCCTCCAAACTGGATAAGAATAATGAGATGGTTAGGGAATTAATTAAGGAATTGTATTAA